A window of Malania oleifera isolate guangnan ecotype guangnan chromosome 5, ASM2987363v1, whole genome shotgun sequence contains these coding sequences:
- the LOC131154866 gene encoding E3 ubiquitin-protein ligase MBR2-like, translating to MQGQKSTVDSFSGIEQGSISNNTGMNQQNSWNHNMLNPVENQLSNYMRSSNETNFTCGNAVNHDVRNFSGWNLGEPSSSVNPQNQVTDDSIKMEHSWSPSFSVHAGSAPREERLFEPAGILSRGSANVGLRSSQVTSGHLFLPSSSSNNIPQNVNLNAGYVGSGGNGGQGMRGGVHCNLYKSGGSETEQMSSGISFADNVGSSSGSSGKFVEENDCGSSSSASWGSSCKRKALEGTSGQSYPGGSSSCFPQAESSVWHAVPPRYNASGSLNISAAPVNTPTGSPPEHLNPRIGVGIRALTSDAFPSLGATGNAESSFRNFNGRATTGHPQDSVPFSLSSTGSRCPNVSLPHQSSRPLPVSDSLDIRSTTGVATSTIAAQSQTHIMHIPGFSRDVLPFPWNGPLNSRAGSSSHSLVLPAERGTALREEANLRSIPRNNTEHPMFAPTTETRNVAQDPTNWSLATGNMGTPGGVPSTSRIGPSSNVHTLPTPSWIPNHNPPAQNQPRLSEFSPWSLFSPVDSESGGQSGAFPSMSSGPSASSQEAMMTSGSNNQGRLFPRSAFLMERQGDDVLGSPHSLRALAADIEGRHRLISEIRQVLSAMRRGEHLRAEDYMLFDPFIYHGMSDLHDRHRDMRLDVDNMTYEELLALEERIGDVKTGLSEETILKLMKQRKLIIGSPRELEPCCICQEEYAAGDDLGTLVCGHDFHTNCIKQWLMLKNLCPICKTTALIT from the exons ATGCAAGGCCAAAAGAGTACTGTTGATTCCTTCTCTGGAATTGAACAGGGATCCATTTCAAATAACACTGGTATGAATCAGCAGAATTCTTGGAATCATAACATGCTGAATCCTGTGGAAAACCAGCTGTCAAATTACATGCGGTCTTCTAATGAGACAAATTTTACATGTGGGAATGCTGTTAATCATGATGTTCGGAACTTCTCTGGCTGGAATTTGGGTGAACCTAGCTCTAGTGTGAATCCACAAAACCAGGTCACTGATGACAGTATAAAAATGGAACATAGTTGGTCTCCTTCATTCAGTGTTCATGCTGGATCTGCTCCAAGGGAAGAAAGGCTATTTGAACCAGCTGGTATTCTTTCTCGTGGGAGCGCTAATGTTGGGCTACGTAGCAGTCAGGTTACGAGTGGGCATTTATTTCTTCCGAGTTCCAGTTCTAATAACATTCCTCAGAATGTAAATCTAAATGCAGGATATGTTGGCAGTGGTGGTAATGGCGGACAGGGTATGAGAGGAGGTGTACACTGTAATCTCTACAAGTCAGGTGGATCAGAAACTGAGCAGATGTCATCTGGTATTAGTTTTGCTGACAATGTTGGGTCTTCTTCTGGAAGTTCCGGTAAGTTTGTGGAGGAGAATGATTGTGGGTCAAGTTCTTCGGCCAGTTGGGGTTCATCATGCAAGAGAAAGGCTCTTGAAGGTACTTCAGGTCAGTCTTATCCAGGTGGAAGTTCAAGCTGCTTTCCACAAGCTGAGAGCAGTGTATGGCATGCTGTTCCTCCTCGATATAATGCTTCGGGAAGCTTAAATATATCTGCAGCCCCAGTGAATACTCCTACTGGTAGTCCTCCAGAACATCTGAACCCAAGAATTGGGGTTGGGATCAGAGCACTAACTTCTGATGCATTTCCTTCGTTAGGTGCCACGGGAAATGCTGAAAGCTCCTTTAGGAATTTCAATGGGAGAGCAACTACAGGACATCCACAAGACTCTGTCCCATTTAGTCTATCATCAACAGGGAGTAGATGCCCTAATGTTTCCTTGCCCCATCAATCATCTAGGCCACTCCCAGTTAGTGATTCTCTGGACATAAGATCGACAACTGGAGTGGCAACTAGTACGATTGCTGCCCAGAGCCAGACACATATTATGCATATTCCTGGCTTCTCAAGGGATGTGCTACCTTTCCCATGGAATGGACCTTTGAATTCCAGAGCTGGTAGTTCATCACATTCTCTGGTCCTTCCTGCTGAGAGAGGTACTGCATTACGGGAGGAAGCAAACTTAAGAAGCATCCCAAGAAACAATACAGAGCATCCCATGTTTGCTCCGACAACTGAGACAAGAAATGTGGCACAAGATCCAACGAATTGGAGTTTAGCCACTGGAAACATGGGGACTCCTGGAGGTGTTCCTTCTACTTCTCGAATTGGCCCCAGTTCAAATGTCCATACTTTGCCTACTCCTTCCTGGATACCGAACCACAATCCCCCAGCACAAAATCAGCCTAGGTTATCTGAATTTTCCCCTTGGTCTTTGTTTTCACCTGTTGACTCTGAGTCTGGAGGTCAAAGTGGTGCTTTCCCATCCATGTCTTCAGGCCCTTCTGCTTCTTCACAGGAGGCAATGATGACATCTGGGTCTAATAATCAGGGCCGTCTATTTCCAAGATCTGCATTCTTAATGGAGAGGCAAGGTGATGATGTTCTTGGTTCACCCCATTCACTACGGGCCTTGGCTGCTGACATTGAAGGGAGACACAGGCTAATATCTGAG ATTCGTCAAGTATTGAGTGCCATGCGGAGAGGAGAGCATTTACGAGCTGAG GATTATATGCTCTTTGATCCATTCATATATCATGGGATGTCTGATTTGCATGATAGGCACCGAGATATGCGGCTTGATGTGGATAATATGACTTATGAG GAGTTGCTGGCCCTGGAAGAACGCATTGGGGATGTGAAAACTGGGCTGAGTGAGGAAACTATTTTGAAACTTATGAAACAGAGAAAATTAATCATAGGATCCCCAAGAGAGTTGGAGCCATGCTGCATTTGTCAG GAGGAATATGCTGCTGGAGATGATCTCGGGACACTGGTTTGCGGGCATGATTTCCACACCAATTGCATTAAGCAGTGGCTGATGCTGAAGAATCTATGCCCCATATGTAAAACGACAGCGTTGATTACATGA